In one Rutidosis leptorrhynchoides isolate AG116_Rl617_1_P2 chromosome 8, CSIRO_AGI_Rlap_v1, whole genome shotgun sequence genomic region, the following are encoded:
- the LOC139861443 gene encoding uncharacterized protein, whose amino-acid sequence MDAKPTTTICTVVTIDHTNLYYTVCSICERTLPEPTAAAPSLTPCNHCTFTRNITTNSKRLFRVLMSIATETNVFVVVLFDRAARVLFGCSAQDFFDFAKIHPFSCETASRILEGEMLKVTLSKPKNGNAQHQRVVSVVPLKLGFRPVIDSLRELYRVRSDC is encoded by the exons ATGGACGCCAAACCGACAACCACAATCTGCACAGTTGTCACCATTGATCATACGAATTTATATTACACAGTATGCTCCATTTGCGAACGAACGCTCCCGGAACCCACCGCCGCAGCTCCGTCGTTAACTCCCTGCAACCACTGCACATTTACTAGAAATATTACAACCAATTCTAAACGCCTATTTCGTGTCCTCATGTCAATTGCAACAGAGACAAATGTGTTTGTTGTGGTGCTTTTTGATAGGGCTGCTAGGGTTTTGTTTGGTTGCTCTGCTCAAGATTTTTTTGATTTCGCCAAGATTCATCCTTTTTCAT GTGAAACTGCAAGTAGGATTCTGGAGGGAGAGATGCTGAAAGTGACTCTTTCTAAACCGAAAAACGGCAATGCGCAACATCAGAGAGTTGTATCAGTTGTACCTTTAAAGTTGGGTTTTCGACCAGTAATTGATTCGTTGCGTGAACTGTACCGAGTAAGATCTGATTGTTAA